The stretch of DNA gagaatttttggatgtatggtgtatgtgcctattgcaccaccgcaatgaaagaaaatgggacctcaaagaaaggttggaatttatatcggttatgatagtccatcaatcattcgatatcttgaacctcagacagacgacgtgttcacagcacactttgctgattgtcattttaatgaggaaatcttcccaatgttagggggagaacagaaacatatcgaaaaggaaattacatggcatgtatcatcattgttacatctggatccaagaacaaaacaatgtgaaaaagatgtacaacaaattgtacacttgcaaagaaaagccaatcaaataccagattcatttgctgacacaaaaggggtaactaaatcatatatacatgctgcaaatgcccctgctcgaattgaaattccaaagaaacaaattgaagatactcatgatgtcattaaacgcctgaagcgtggaaggccagttgGTTCCAatgataaaaatcctcgaaaaagaaaattatagagaaacacgatgatcacaaaataaagaatgatgttcctgaagaaacacatgatgatcacaaaatagagaatggtgttcctgaagaaacacatgatgatgaaaatattctgtcagaaccacaaactgacgagaatcatgaaatctctatcaattacattaatactggaaaaatatggaaccgaaaagatatagaagaaattgatgatatatttttttataatgtggcaatcgacatcataaatgataatgaagatcatgaaccaaaatcttttggtgaatgtaaaaatcggcaggattggataaaatggaaagaagccatccaggttgaattggattcgctaaataaacgtaatgtttttggacctatagtccttacacctgaaggtgtaaaacctgttggatacaaatgggtttttattcgaaagcgaaatgagaaaaatgaaatagtgagatataaagctcgacttgttgcacaaggtttttctcaaaggcctggaattgattatgaagaaacgtattctcccgtgatggatgcaattacgtttcggtatttgattagcttggcggtatctgaaaatttagaaatgcgtcttatgaatgttgttacagcttacttatatggatcacttgatagtaatatatatatgaaaatccctgaaggatttaagatgtctgaagcacaaagttcaaaacccagagaatgttattctgtgaaattacaaagatcattatatgggttaaagcaatctggtcgaatgtggtataatcgactaagtgatcacttgatgaaaaagggatatgtaaataattcaatatgccattgtgttttcattaagaaaacaacatccggatgcgtaattattgctgtatatgttgatgatttaaacatcattggaacgaataaggaaattcaagaagttgtgtcatacttgaaggaagaatttgaaatgaaggatcttggaaaaaccaagtattgtttgagtttacaaattgaacaaaaagaatgtggaatgtttgttcaccagacaaattatacagaaaagatccttaaacgttttaatatggataaatcaaatcctttaagtactccaatggttgttagatcattaaacatagaaaaggatccattccgaccatgtgaagaagatgaagatattcttggtccagaaataccatatctaagtgctatcggtgccttatgtatcttacaaattgtacaaggcctgatatatcttttgccgtaaatttgttggcaagatttagcacatatccaacaaagagacactggaacagaattaaacatatattccgttatctacgaggaacgacagacttgagacttttgtattcaaaagatgctaatccaagtataattggttatgccgatgctggatacttatctgatccacacaaggcacgttcccaaactggatatgtttttactcgtggaggcactgcaatttcttggcgttcacagaaacaaacgctcgtaacaacttcatcaaatcatgccgagattattgcactacatgaagcaagtcgtgaatgtgtgtggttaaaatcaatgacccaacatatccaaatctcatgcggattatcattcgacgagaagcctgtaatactatatgaagataatgctgcatgtgttgctcaaatgaaagaaggatacataaaaagcgacagaactaaacatattcctcctaagttcttcgcattcaccaaggagcttgagaagaataaatgtattgatgttcgtcacattcaatcaagttaaaattcatcagatctcttcacaaaggcgcttcctacgtcaatattcagaaagcatatatataatattgggatacgcaatctacgaaatttgtgaagaattgttcgtgtcaacatgagggggagtttacgtgactgcactctttttcccttgctaTGGTTTTAATCCcactgggtttttcctagtaaggtttttaacgaggcagtataaaaacacgtaatgaagacaatcattatgatcatcatcacaagggggagtgttgaaaaatatatttaaaatgtgtgtattgaatatttgaatgttgaatatttgaatgttgaaaataagagttgtaaatattgaaaattagtgtgtgatgatgtaggtaatgatgtattttatttttggattatttgtaaagatttcctataaatagatttctcatttgtgaagaaaatcacaattgagtagagagaaaaatattataaagtgtgtagtgtggtaaattttgagagtttgagatttttaatttttaccataaatttttactttttcacaacacataatatttttttgtcacCAACAGTTAACCAATCTTTATTTAGGCAATGCACAATTtgtaattgaaaaaaaaattgatcgtGATTGCCCGGTTGTCATATTTTCATTCCTACAGATGGGACCATTTGAATTTAATGGTCTTAATTTATTAGTCAAGTATCattttttaaatagcagttcaGAAAAAAgttataaacttaaataatAGTCTATCTTTTCAccaactttatttttaaaaaaaaattatttgttagccaaaatattttgagaaaataatctAGTCAAActtcattttcgaaaaaatttactgtctaaatatattttaatattttcaaatacataTGAAAAATGACATCTATATGCATTATGCTATTCGACGATGGAGAAAAGTTCTTGATTTTTTCGTGAACCTCACatataaaaatgaataataAGCATTAAATACAACACTGACATTATGCTAAAATAACATATCAATATATACATTGTTTTACTTATAATACTTTAaagaatatatgtatatgtatatgtatatgtataattaaaatttaacaagTATTAAAATTTGAGTCGACATTTACCAAACTCACTATACAACTtgtacaaattattttaataaatcataattttcataaatgaatattttatagatACATTGAAATTAGAatgatttattatattataataattaatgaaTGTTACCAGCTGTTTCCCACaagctaaataattatttaactaaacaATCAACTATCACATGAACTAGTTAGTACTTCCTCCATTTTTTTGTCCTCCCATGGCTGCTGCTTATTCTGCGCTTCTTGCTGTTGCTCGATCATTGCGAGAGATTTTGGATCTTGAGCAGTATATCGATCCTCTTCacaaagaaaaaaatgtttCTCTCAAGGAAAAAGTTGATTTCATCGTTACTTTCCTTGAAGATTTTTCAGATAAGTATCAAGAAACACTTGGTCGTGAGGGAAATGGGATTAGAAAAGCTGCATACGAAGCTCAAGATTTCATGAATTCGTATCAGCGTTCGGTGTCAACTATTGATGATGATGGGAGTACTGAAGAGGCTAATTTGAACTTGGATCGAGACTTAACCATGGCGTCTGAAAGGATTGGTTTTATTTGGGAAGAGACGATGAAGATGAACAACAGTGACACGGCAAAAGATCTCCGATCCGTATCTTATTCTTTTCCGGTTGATCGTTCATCAACTGTCCAAGCCACTGCCAAAAAAATAGTTGTGGGACTTGATGATGACATGATCGCAATCAAAGAACGGTTATACGAAGACTCTGCTAACCTCCAAACTATCTCAGTTGTTGGGATGGGGGGTATCAGGAAGACGACTCTGGCTAGAAAAGCGTACGACGATTCAATCTTTTCTCAATACTTCGACAAATGCGCATGGATCACAGTGTCACAAGAGTATCGAAGGAGAGATGTTCTTTCAGGGCTTTTGAAGTCCCTCAAGAATCAGCAATATAATAAGAACGAAGCAGAACTGGAAAAACTAGTGTATCAAAGTCTCATTGGCAGGCGATATCTCATTGTGATTGATGATATATGGAGTACCAAGGCATGGGATGATTTCAAGATGACATTCCCAGATGATGGTAGTGGAAGTCGAATCCTGTTAACCACCAGGCTGTTAGATGTGGCTTCTCATACGAGATCTTCAGATGCTCCTGTTCACCAAATGAACTGTTTAAATAATGATCAAAGTTGGAAATTACTTCAAGAAAGTGTTTTTGAACAACAATCTTGTCCTCTCAAACTGGTGGAAGTCGGGAAGAAGATTGTGGAAAATTGTGGGGGACTTCCCCTCACCATGGTGGTGGTTGCAGGACTACTCCTTTCTTCAGGCAACGTGATGAGAGAAGAAGTGTGGGAAAATGTTTAGGAAAATATAAGTTCTAAAGAGCCTACAATTGCCCTTCAGTGCTCAAAGATACTGTGTTTTAGTTATGATCGGTGACCTCTTCGACTAAAACCATGCTTCCTCTACATAGCAGCTTTTCCCGAAGATTCTGAAATTGATGTTTCTAAGCTAATCAAGTTGTGGGTCGCTGAGGGATTTTTGAAACCAAATCATCAGTCGAAGTGCTTGGAAGATGTAGGGGAACGTTATTTAGAGGATCTGGTGAACAGAAGTTTGCTCTTAGTGAGCAAGAAAGGGCCTGACAGGAAACTCAAAACTGTTGGAATCCATGACATGTTGAGGGAGATTTGCATAACAAAAGCTGAAGAAGAGGGGTTTCTTCATGATGTCTCGTCCAAAACCAATTCCGGAACAGAATATGTAGATAATCCATATCGCCGCCTAAGAATTCATTGCacggagaattttcaagaatgGAAAATCCTAGATTCGAGCGTGCGTTCGGTTCTACTTTTCTCGAAATATCTGAGGCCAAGAATAGATCTAAGGTCTAGGCACGTCGGTGTCTTGGATGCACCCCAAGTAACTTGGCCGATATTGTCACATGAAATCTCTACATTCGTCAATTTAAGGTACTTTGCTTTCAAGTTAGATCATGCATGTCCCGATGGATTTCCAGTCTCAATATCGAAACATCCCAATCTCGAAACTATAGTTGTTTATCTGGATGTCATCACATTATGGCAACTAccatatgaaattttaaagatgCCCAAGTTAAGGCATCTGATTTGGCACACCCGGTTTTTTCGTTTATCCTACTCATCTGACATAGGAATTGTTCATGAAAGTGATCTACAAACAATTGAGACAGTGGCCGATTTCATATTTACCGAAGAGATCATCAAAATACTTGCGAATCTGAAGAAATTGACTGTTGTATATTATATGAATAATCATGATTGTGATTATTATAATCTCGAAAATCTTTGCCATTTACAAAGCCTCGAGGACTTGCAAATCTCAATGCGCACCTGGCCTGCTATCTCAATGACATGGAACCATGCTTTTCCAATCGGTCTAAAGAAGTTATCTCTATACCAAGTCTGTTTTCCTTGGGAAAATATGACCCTAATTGGGTcgcttccaaatcttcaagtACTCGAGATGATATGGATGGCGGTCAATAAAGTTTCAAAGTGGGTGATGATGAAAGGTCAATTTCTTCAACTCAAGTACTTCCACTCTTCCTTGGATTCTCTGTTGACTTGGGAAATGGAAAAAGAGCATTTCCCATGTCTTGAAAGCTTGATTCTTGAGCGTGCCAAGCAGATTAATGAGATTCCTAGTGGTATAGGAGAAATAGATACTCTTCGATATATTGAGTTGAAGTACTGTAAAAAATCATTGGTAATCTCAGCCAAGCAGATACAAAAGCATCAACATGAAAATGGAAACGATGCTTTTCGTGTTCGTGTAATAGATTCCGGTAAATAAGATGTTTTGTTGTGAAGACACATTTGAGAGAGAGTATTGTCAGATTTTGTATTTGTTTCGATGAAAGATTTTTGTTTGACAATTATGCGAAGCAAATAATGGGACGAggacataaaaattttcaatttaagaCCAATTACTTATTGTTTCAATAACAAGATTTCAAATTTGTGGCAATCTCAAGTTCGAGATCTAATTATAATAACTTATAAAAAAATCACTTTTATATCTGTATATGcatttttattaattgaaatCAAACTGAACCGATAGTATACGTAAAACAAGTATAATCaagtaaaaaaattttaatattcgatttaaaccccaaaattttctttattttcctattctaaaaataaaaaaatataaattaaaatcataaacatcaaATATACAGTTTATGGCCAAGCAATTCTTGTTCTTTGAAATAGTATGAACGGACCAAATTGAATATAAtatctttgtttttttaaaattaattttaaaaataaggtaTATTGTGGAATTTTGCAAAATTAAAGCAAAACACTACCATCAATGACGGACTTACAATATATTTTGCAGCGTCCACCACTAATAGTATCTGATGTTGCAAAATTTCAGCGTCCAAGCTCCAAGGCATTAAAcgttgttttttattttttaaattttttattatcgttattattatttattgaatttggaCATATTTTTTATTAGTAAAATTAGAAAATTACATGCAAAAAATAGAGTAAAAACTCAAgttcaataatttgaaaaataagtCACTTTAAATGGTTAGTTAGTcaaccaatttttttaaaaaattgtttatttgtaaaatattaattaatttatctttcaaaaaatttaacttatttttgttttaaaaaaattatttacttaAATATGTGCTGATTTTAGTTctcgaaaaaaaatatttacgtaTCCATccattcattttttatttattattactagtattatgattaataaaaaataataatagtagTTGGAATAcgatcttttatttatttaaatatacgttgatttagttttttttttaaaaaaagtagtGTATATCTGTCGATCcacttattttattattttttaaattaatgaaTTGGAGATCCAACTTCCATTTTTTTGTAAAAGGACTAATTTGAAAGATAAATAACTTTAAAATAGTGAACCAATCAGCaatttagaaaaatatttattttaaaaatattaagaaatttATCTTTCGAAATTTTTGCGCAGATTCAAAAATTTTTTCctgtgaaaaaaataaaaaaatgattatcTTTCAAATTAGTCTACATACAAAAAATGTAAGTTGGAGCTCAAatccattattttttaaaaaatatataataagtggATAGATAcgcatatatatttttttcgaaaactaaaccaacataaatttaaataaataattttttataaaataaaaataagctcaaaatttttttgaaggataaattaattaatatattacaaataaataaaatttttttaaaaaaaattggttgaCTAACTCATCATTTAAAgtgatatatttttaaaattattgaacttgaGTTTCAACATTCATTTTTTTACATGTTGTCTTCATATTTTACTAATAAGATATGAGtccaaattcaataaataataataaaaatctgtTTTTGCAAAACTCTACCATCTaccttatttttgaaattagatattttaaaaaaaattaattttataaaacccAATATCTTTACGTATGTTTCAGATAATTATTTTGGATATAATATCTTTACGTATAGtttagataattattttataaaagagGCATATGACTCATTTTAACTCATATCAGTTGTACCAAAATTTCATCTAAAATAGTATGTAAAATGTCTTTATTGAATGGATTTATTCATATAGAGGTAATTTCAACTTTTTTCGATAAATAAGATTTCAACTAATTTAGAATTGATTTAATGGATCTagcttaataaaaaaaatatcaaccaATAAATTATTAGCCAAGTAAATTGCACCCGAAAAAAGTGCAAAAACCTCATTGAAACAAATTTGACATTTAAACAATCAAATTGTGAAAAagttaaaaagaaaagaaaaatgtataaattttcattgaacttgaaaatttttaaacaataaacAGAAGTTGAAGCAGAAGTCctaaagataatatttttttatctttcaatccttgattttttaaataatatcaaacatgaattgtaataaaaaaaaaatgagaacTACTTCTGAAAGACAAGTTAATATCTAGAGTGAAACATGAGTATTACCACTCTTGTCTTAAGGTTGGGCTCCAGCCCcacctaattttttttaaaaaattaatatgttttatttttaaaattttgttgattagCTCCAATGTCCAATCTATTTTTTCTATGCGTCATCTCTATTTTTCTCTCTCAAATTATCACAATTTTCATTACTTCAAATGGCCGTAACTTCATCATCGATCGCCAGTTTTCAAAATCAATTGTAGATTCGGAAAGCCCACGGcataaactttcttttaatacCAAATTTTTTAAGTTTCTTTGTCGTCTTGAAATCAGTC from Primulina tabacum isolate GXHZ01 chromosome 3, ASM2559414v2, whole genome shotgun sequence encodes:
- the LOC142541162 gene encoding putative late blight resistance protein homolog R1A-3 encodes the protein MAAAYSALLAVARSLREILDLEQYIDPLHKEKNVSLKEKVDFIVTFLEDFSDKYQETLGREGNGIRKAAYEAQDFMNSYQRSVSTIDDDGSTEEANLNLDRDLTMASERIGFIWEETMKMNNSDTAKDLRSVSYSFPVDRSSTVQATAKKIVVGLDDDMIAIKERLYEDSANLQTISVVGMGGIRKTTLARKAYDDSIFSQYFDKCAWITVSQEYRRRDVLSGLLKSLKNQQYNKNEAELEKLVYQSLIGRRYLIVIDDIWSTKAWDDFKMTFPDDGSGSRILLTTRLLDVASHTRSSDAPVHQMNCLNNDQSWKLLQESVFEQQSCPLKLVEVGKKIVENCGGLPLTMVVVAGLLLSSGNVMREEVWENV